One part of the Pandoraea faecigallinarum genome encodes these proteins:
- a CDS encoding FadR/GntR family transcriptional regulator, whose protein sequence is MALDAQTGREPLEIKQQKRGDLVAEAIKRLITEGNLLPGDRLPREVELQQMFGVSKSTIREALKSLEVQGLIKVSTGPSGGGMVVEVPLERTFQLMQNYLFFKEVSIDDIYTVRQLLEPELAAGAVPHLTEADFAALENNMTCCSPASHDRRELLRQRQADVDFHDILAAANPNSFLRFTCELVNEMIRQLIVFGNETPRREHEKFGTANVNIHRQITDAARAGDAGRVRELMHFHMQEARTYIKRMNGKLRGRLILDSDIADMQQRVRSQLGANAAPVSRRKASAAEEGATPKRVARKVSGEDGVKSPRKRRTTAK, encoded by the coding sequence ATGGCATTGGATGCACAAACGGGGCGAGAGCCGTTGGAAATCAAACAACAAAAACGCGGCGATCTGGTCGCCGAAGCCATCAAACGCCTGATTACCGAAGGCAATCTATTGCCGGGCGATCGCCTGCCGCGCGAAGTCGAATTGCAGCAGATGTTCGGCGTGTCGAAGAGCACCATTCGCGAGGCGCTCAAGTCGCTCGAAGTGCAGGGGCTCATCAAGGTAAGCACGGGGCCGTCCGGCGGCGGCATGGTCGTGGAGGTGCCGCTCGAGCGCACGTTCCAGCTCATGCAGAACTATCTCTTCTTCAAGGAAGTCAGCATCGACGACATCTATACGGTGCGTCAGTTGCTGGAGCCCGAACTTGCCGCCGGTGCCGTGCCGCATCTGACCGAAGCGGACTTCGCGGCGCTGGAGAACAACATGACATGTTGCAGCCCGGCGTCGCACGATCGCCGCGAGTTGCTGCGCCAGCGTCAGGCCGACGTCGACTTTCACGACATCCTCGCAGCCGCCAATCCCAATAGCTTTCTGCGTTTCACTTGCGAACTCGTCAACGAAATGATTCGCCAGCTGATCGTGTTCGGTAACGAGACACCGCGTCGCGAGCATGAGAAATTCGGCACGGCCAACGTCAACATCCATCGGCAGATCACGGACGCGGCACGCGCTGGCGACGCCGGGCGCGTGCGCGAGTTGATGCACTTTCACATGCAGGAGGCGCGCACCTATATCAAGCGGATGAACGGCAAGCTGCGCGGCCGTCTGATTCTCGATTCGGACATCGCCGACATGCAGCAGCGTGTGCGCTCGCAGCTGGGAGCGAATGCGGCACCGGTCTCGCGCCGCAAGGCGAGCGCTGCCGAGGAGGGCGCGACGCCGAAGCGCGTGGCGCGAAAGGTGTCAGGTGAAGACGGCGTGAAATCCCCGCGCAAACGGCGCACGACGGCGAAATGA
- a CDS encoding branched-chain amino acid ABC transporter permease, whose translation MLVRYRFWLLAAAVTLILPVTLSSGTLATEVLVYALAVLGCNLLLGYTGLLSFGQGIFFGLGSYTLGIMLTRWSLPMPVAIVASIVLGAAIAAIVGRFAIRQKGTYFVMLTLACAQMFYFFAYTATDWTGGDNGLLDIPRKSLTLGGKTVVALETPWQYYTFVAIVFLVVFALLLRVADSVFGRTLLAIRDNETRAAAIGYHVKTFKLVAFAISGAVTALAGALHALMTGIAPLSNIEYHTSEMILVMTVIGGTGNLFASVLGAAFYVLAADWLSTLWPRWLLLLGLLLIAVSLFMHRGLWGVGETLWYRMTGKRNTPRGKLDTQGDPT comes from the coding sequence ATGCTGGTACGTTATCGCTTTTGGCTGCTCGCCGCGGCCGTCACACTGATCCTGCCGGTGACGCTTTCGTCGGGCACGCTCGCCACCGAAGTGCTGGTCTACGCGCTCGCCGTACTCGGCTGCAACCTGTTGCTGGGCTATACCGGCCTGCTGTCGTTCGGACAGGGCATCTTCTTCGGTTTGGGCAGTTACACGCTGGGCATCATGCTCACGCGCTGGTCGCTGCCCATGCCCGTGGCCATCGTCGCCTCGATCGTGCTGGGCGCGGCGATCGCCGCCATCGTCGGCAGGTTCGCGATCCGTCAGAAGGGCACTTACTTCGTGATGCTCACGCTCGCGTGCGCACAGATGTTCTACTTCTTCGCATACACCGCGACCGACTGGACCGGCGGCGACAACGGACTGCTCGACATTCCGCGCAAATCGCTGACGCTGGGCGGCAAGACCGTCGTTGCGCTGGAGACACCCTGGCAGTACTACACCTTCGTCGCCATCGTGTTCCTCGTCGTCTTTGCGTTGCTGCTGCGTGTGGCCGATTCGGTCTTCGGCCGCACCCTGCTCGCGATACGCGACAACGAAACGCGGGCGGCGGCGATCGGCTATCACGTGAAGACCTTCAAGCTCGTGGCGTTCGCGATTTCCGGGGCAGTCACGGCGCTGGCTGGCGCGCTGCATGCATTGATGACGGGGATCGCGCCGCTGTCCAACATCGAGTACCACACCAGCGAAATGATCCTCGTGATGACGGTGATCGGCGGTACGGGAAATCTGTTCGCTTCGGTGCTGGGCGCGGCGTTTTACGTACTTGCCGCCGACTGGCTCTCCACGCTCTGGCCGCGCTGGCTGCTGCTGCTCGGACTGCTGCTCATCGCCGTGAGTCTGTTCATGCATCGCGGTCTGTGGGGCGTGGGCGAGACGCTGTGGTACCGCATGACCGGAAAACGCAACACGCCTCGCGGCAAACTGGACACACAGGGAGACCCGACATGA
- a CDS encoding branched-chain amino acid ABC transporter permease: MNVYLLQIINGVGIGMLYFLLAVGLSIIFGLLRFVNFAHGAFYLLGAYFCYQALQWGLSFWLALVVCPLVVGALAWIAEKVLLSHIYEKAHEFHILVTVGLALVVQEIVIIVWGPLGDNVAVPEVLDGVVMWGSFIYPKYRLFLIGFTAIFAAVLWWLLEGTRLGSAVRAGSESSEMVSLLGINVFRVFSFAFALGAGTAALAGVLAAPVRGVEPFMGIEALGIAFVVVVIGGMGSFAGALVGGLVIGIVQSLMSTIWPEGARLMIYVAMAAVLLMRPHGLLGRG, translated from the coding sequence ATGAACGTCTATTTGCTGCAAATCATCAACGGCGTCGGGATCGGGATGTTGTACTTCCTGCTCGCCGTCGGCTTATCGATCATCTTCGGCCTGCTGCGCTTCGTCAACTTCGCGCACGGCGCCTTCTATCTACTGGGCGCGTACTTCTGCTATCAGGCGCTGCAATGGGGCCTGTCGTTCTGGCTTGCGCTCGTCGTGTGCCCCCTGGTCGTGGGCGCGCTCGCGTGGATCGCCGAGAAAGTGCTGCTCTCGCACATCTACGAAAAAGCGCACGAATTCCACATCCTCGTTACCGTCGGCCTCGCTCTCGTGGTGCAGGAGATCGTCATCATCGTCTGGGGACCGCTGGGCGATAACGTCGCGGTGCCCGAAGTGCTCGACGGCGTGGTGATGTGGGGCAGTTTCATCTATCCAAAGTACCGCCTGTTCCTCATCGGCTTTACCGCGATCTTCGCCGCGGTGCTCTGGTGGCTGCTCGAAGGCACGCGTCTGGGCAGTGCCGTTCGCGCGGGCAGCGAATCGTCGGAGATGGTCTCGCTCCTCGGTATCAACGTGTTTCGCGTGTTCAGTTTCGCATTCGCGCTGGGCGCGGGCACGGCCGCACTGGCTGGCGTGCTGGCAGCGCCCGTGCGCGGCGTCGAGCCGTTCATGGGCATCGAAGCGCTCGGCATTGCGTTCGTGGTGGTCGTCATCGGCGGCATGGGCAGCTTTGCCGGAGCGCTCGTGGGCGGTCTCGTGATCGGCATCGTGCAGAGTCTGATGAGTACGATCTGGCCGGAAGGCGCACGGTTGATGATTTATGTGGCGATGGCGGCGGTGCTGCTCATGCGTCCGCACGGCCTGCTGGGGAGGGGATGA
- a CDS encoding ABC transporter substrate-binding protein, producing MNRRELLKLAAAASVPGSLFTARDVFAQGTGAIQLACPVPMSGPFAANGKFADLGMKLIVEQYGKVLGRPLAYTTLDTEGRPATAIRRVQEIAQQKGARFFAGGILSSEALALGKEAEKAGGIFITTAGADEITGKDCNPATFRWSVPTFGAIEQTVRPLIESMPKARRWYTITPQYVFGEGLLTAAKNIFKEKGIEHVGNSYHSLTEKEFSGYLTNAAAAKPDVLLILNFGSQSSDTLRQAVSFGMKKNCTILMAWASGLEQFETLGADLCDGVYFGAQYWHAVASPLNLDLVKRTQDRFRQNPNYSLAGSYICTKLMLDGMVKAGSADPKAVVAAMEGMKYDGLTGPEEIRKGDHQVLKNYYLLKGKAKSKMKNADDYADIVSAGKSFLPLDKTECKMA from the coding sequence TTGAATCGTCGTGAACTGTTGAAGCTCGCCGCCGCGGCGTCTGTGCCTGGCTCCCTATTCACCGCTCGCGACGTGTTCGCGCAAGGCACGGGGGCAATCCAGCTGGCCTGTCCGGTGCCGATGTCGGGGCCGTTCGCCGCGAACGGGAAGTTCGCGGATCTCGGCATGAAGCTCATCGTCGAGCAATATGGCAAGGTGCTCGGCCGCCCGCTCGCCTACACCACGCTCGACACCGAGGGTAGACCTGCAACCGCTATCCGCCGCGTGCAGGAAATCGCGCAGCAAAAGGGCGCGCGCTTCTTCGCCGGCGGCATTCTGTCGTCCGAAGCGCTGGCCTTGGGCAAGGAGGCGGAGAAGGCCGGCGGTATTTTCATCACCACGGCCGGCGCCGATGAAATCACGGGCAAGGATTGCAACCCTGCCACGTTCCGCTGGTCGGTGCCGACGTTCGGGGCCATCGAACAGACGGTGCGCCCGCTCATCGAATCGATGCCCAAGGCCAGGCGCTGGTATACGATCACGCCGCAATACGTCTTCGGCGAAGGACTGCTCACCGCCGCGAAGAACATCTTCAAGGAGAAGGGCATCGAGCACGTTGGCAACAGCTATCACTCGCTGACGGAAAAGGAATTCTCGGGCTATCTGACCAATGCGGCCGCGGCAAAGCCGGACGTGCTGCTGATTCTGAACTTCGGCTCGCAATCGTCCGACACCCTGCGTCAGGCGGTGAGCTTCGGCATGAAGAAGAACTGCACGATCCTCATGGCATGGGCGTCGGGTCTGGAACAATTCGAGACGCTCGGCGCCGATCTGTGCGACGGCGTGTACTTCGGCGCGCAGTACTGGCATGCCGTGGCCTCGCCGCTGAATCTCGATCTGGTCAAGCGCACGCAGGACCGTTTCAGGCAGAACCCGAACTACAGCCTCGCCGGCTCGTATATCTGCACCAAGCTCATGCTCGACGGCATGGTCAAGGCGGGCAGCGCCGATCCGAAGGCGGTCGTCGCCGCGATGGAAGGCATGAAGTACGACGGTCTCACCGGTCCGGAAGAGATTCGCAAGGGCGACCATCAGGTACTCAAAAACTACTACCTGCTCAAGGGCAAGGCGAAGTCGAAGATGAAGAATGCCGACGACTACGCCGATATCGTGAGCGCCGGGAAATCGTTCCTGCCGCTCGACAAGACCGAGTGCAAGATGGCCTGA
- a CDS encoding ABC transporter ATP-binding protein produces the protein MSDALIEASGIVKRYGKFTALHGVDLRVAPRTVHSVIGPNGAGKTTLFHMLTGTVPVSGGRIVFDGHDVTTEADYRRVQRGIARSFQVTALFQNLSVRENLRLAALGVTPRRALSCWRKADGPRACASIVDDVLARLALTRHANTAAGSLSHGQQRRLEVGMALAARPKAIFLDEPTSGMGIDDLDDMKQLIRGLREDHTVVLIEHNMNIVMDISDTITVMQQGRVLVEGKPDAIRADERVRAAYLGNMITGGRA, from the coding sequence ATGAGCGACGCACTCATCGAAGCTTCGGGCATCGTCAAACGTTACGGCAAGTTCACTGCGCTGCATGGCGTCGATCTGCGAGTGGCGCCGCGCACGGTGCACTCCGTCATCGGCCCGAACGGCGCGGGCAAGACCACGCTGTTTCACATGCTCACCGGCACCGTGCCGGTCTCCGGCGGACGCATCGTGTTCGACGGCCACGACGTCACCACCGAGGCGGACTATCGTCGTGTGCAACGCGGCATCGCGCGCTCGTTTCAGGTCACGGCGCTGTTCCAGAACCTGTCCGTGCGCGAGAACCTGCGGCTCGCCGCGCTCGGCGTCACGCCGCGCCGCGCACTGTCGTGCTGGCGCAAGGCGGACGGCCCGCGCGCCTGTGCCTCCATCGTCGACGATGTCCTCGCACGTCTGGCGCTGACACGTCACGCGAACACGGCGGCGGGATCGCTCTCGCACGGCCAGCAGCGACGCCTCGAAGTCGGCATGGCGCTCGCCGCGCGGCCCAAGGCGATTTTTCTGGACGAACCGACGTCCGGCATGGGCATCGACGATCTCGACGACATGAAACAGCTCATTCGCGGCCTGCGCGAGGACCATACCGTCGTGCTCATCGAGCACAACATGAATATCGTGATGGACATCTCCGACACGATCACCGTCATGCAGCAAGGCCGGGTACTCGTCGAAGGCAAGCCAGACGCGATCCGTGCCGACGAACGCGTGCGCGCCGCATACCTCGGCAACATGATCACCGGAGGCCGTGCATGA
- a CDS encoding BTAD domain-containing putative transcriptional regulator produces MQANRSLYLLGPMRVEQGKKACAVKYTKARGLLAYLALQPGYHTRGALADLFWPDEDGQGGRDKLKRMLFHLRDTLGDELFESDRQVVRLRPETGLWIDAHVFASMIEQASRTLDAVTGLDLAAHLQHLADAVALYQGPFLHGLSVRDTPDLEQWIELQRDEYQRRRVFGERLLADGYARLGDLDQALAHARQLATLAPFDETGWHCLLALLLRAGRRDEAETEYRRLSEILHDELGELPGEALTQLLETPPARMEQRATGPERRQLTVVAIELAPTGVDDPDQLVAMMRPPLVQCETILRQSWGYTLRTPTGGLLGYFGYPTALEGAGRHAVEAAMRCAQTSTVRVGIGVGVHTGLVISSAADDSPDTGGRVSRSATQLADMALPGEVVICDATQRLIGVAIATTPHGSVRERHGNREIPVFRVNPDPTPERRSRRRAAMLFGRDAALAELAAAHSAMRDASTGHGVLALVIGEAGIGKTALMRHFVEAGGLRSIDLACTQDGAGTPFHPIARWLRTQSTLEAFQLPQPALLAHRRLHALFDMHADGNVPHAWKQAVLDEAPALLASLLPDGGVITLDDAHWADPSTQELLAVMAENAPGGRLLIVGARPEFEMPWRHTVGLRRIDLAPLDAGAAASIVRAATPRVALPAATRERIVHLAEGVPLFLQELARATATQQGARNAVASMPMPASLQELMMARIDAAGTAKPVVHFASCLGHEFHAELLAAASGRSMALVERALDTLVACALVQRQDLGRYVFRHALLHKAAYDAQPQERRQDAHRRIALAMRDHESFKTEPEVLAWHFRQADEPDAAIEHYRLAGEYATGRQAFREACAHYQSALDVLRQTGTSAQTAPRELQLRMAMGVPLVSLHGYGSEPARHNFETALALAQPMGDDITLFPVYWGLWLGSSSWSDFERSIDLARKLILIAEQAGSPPLLAHAYYALGNSLCCHGDFGGAVAALETGLAHYRSEHADTGLGEDARITGLSFLSWAYWFTGRHDASLAASEEALAMGRRQGRRYSFAFALVFAAMLRRLRREVAPAEALASEATEVASETGVALWALAGQTIRGWALASRGDVNGLERITDSVGRLREIMGGVEGMFFGLLVEACAGTGDIALGLHAAERGAHLSARRNDGHWQAEFLRQKGDFLRAGHHPDDAVRPWLEHALQVARAQASPMLTLRAAHSLLRLGSGNAPGAPADAECMAVLRNALDALQGGETLADVQEARATLAEAAARNAQTARYGS; encoded by the coding sequence ATGCAAGCCAACAGATCGCTCTACCTGCTCGGACCGATGCGGGTCGAACAAGGCAAAAAGGCCTGCGCCGTGAAGTACACGAAAGCGCGCGGCTTGCTCGCCTATCTCGCCCTGCAACCGGGCTATCACACGCGCGGCGCACTGGCCGACCTGTTCTGGCCCGATGAAGACGGCCAGGGTGGTCGCGACAAGCTCAAGCGCATGCTGTTCCACCTGCGCGACACCCTCGGCGACGAACTCTTCGAATCCGACCGTCAGGTCGTGCGCCTGCGTCCCGAAACCGGTTTGTGGATCGACGCGCACGTCTTTGCCAGCATGATCGAGCAGGCCAGCCGCACGCTCGATGCCGTCACAGGTCTGGATCTGGCCGCGCATCTGCAACATCTGGCCGACGCCGTCGCGCTTTATCAGGGCCCGTTCCTGCACGGCCTGTCCGTGCGCGACACGCCGGACCTCGAACAATGGATCGAACTGCAACGCGACGAGTATCAGCGCCGCCGTGTCTTCGGCGAGCGCTTGCTTGCGGATGGATACGCGCGCCTGGGCGACCTCGATCAGGCGCTCGCGCATGCGCGCCAGCTCGCCACCCTTGCCCCGTTCGACGAAACCGGCTGGCACTGTCTGCTCGCGCTGCTGTTGCGCGCCGGACGCCGCGACGAAGCCGAGACCGAATACCGTCGCCTGAGCGAGATCCTTCACGACGAACTGGGCGAGTTGCCCGGCGAAGCACTCACGCAGTTGCTGGAGACGCCGCCCGCACGCATGGAACAGCGCGCGACCGGCCCGGAGCGCCGCCAGCTCACCGTCGTGGCGATCGAACTGGCACCGACCGGTGTCGACGATCCCGACCAGCTCGTCGCGATGATGCGCCCGCCTCTCGTGCAGTGCGAAACGATTCTGCGGCAATCGTGGGGCTACACCCTGCGCACGCCGACCGGCGGCTTGCTCGGTTACTTCGGCTACCCCACCGCGCTCGAAGGCGCCGGGCGTCACGCCGTGGAAGCGGCCATGCGCTGCGCGCAGACCAGCACCGTGCGCGTGGGGATCGGTGTGGGCGTTCACACCGGGCTCGTCATCAGCTCGGCTGCCGACGACAGCCCCGACACGGGCGGCCGTGTCTCACGGTCCGCCACGCAGTTGGCCGATATGGCGCTGCCCGGCGAGGTCGTCATCTGCGATGCGACACAGCGCCTCATCGGCGTTGCCATTGCCACGACGCCACACGGCAGCGTGCGCGAGCGTCACGGCAATCGCGAGATCCCGGTCTTTCGCGTCAACCCCGACCCGACGCCCGAGCGACGCTCGCGCCGCCGCGCCGCGATGCTCTTCGGCCGCGACGCCGCCCTGGCCGAACTCGCTGCCGCCCACTCGGCGATGCGCGACGCGAGCACCGGCCATGGCGTGCTTGCCCTTGTGATCGGCGAAGCGGGAATTGGCAAGACGGCGCTGATGCGTCATTTCGTCGAGGCGGGCGGCTTGCGCTCCATTGACCTTGCATGCACACAGGACGGCGCCGGCACCCCATTTCATCCGATCGCGCGCTGGCTGCGCACGCAATCGACGCTCGAGGCGTTCCAGCTTCCGCAACCGGCGCTGCTCGCCCATCGACGTCTGCATGCGCTGTTCGACATGCACGCCGACGGCAACGTGCCGCACGCCTGGAAGCAGGCGGTTCTCGATGAAGCCCCGGCGCTGCTCGCGTCGCTGTTGCCGGACGGTGGCGTCATTACGCTGGACGACGCGCATTGGGCCGACCCCTCCACGCAGGAATTGCTGGCCGTGATGGCGGAGAATGCGCCGGGCGGCCGTCTCCTGATCGTGGGGGCACGCCCGGAATTCGAGATGCCGTGGCGACACACCGTCGGTTTGCGACGCATCGATCTCGCGCCGCTCGACGCGGGCGCCGCCGCGTCCATCGTGCGCGCGGCAACGCCACGCGTGGCGCTTCCGGCGGCGACGCGCGAGCGCATCGTGCATCTGGCCGAGGGCGTGCCGCTGTTCCTCCAGGAGCTGGCGCGCGCCACGGCAACACAACAGGGCGCACGCAACGCCGTTGCCTCCATGCCGATGCCCGCCAGCCTCCAGGAATTGATGATGGCGCGCATCGATGCAGCCGGTACCGCCAAACCGGTAGTGCACTTCGCGTCGTGCCTCGGCCACGAATTTCATGCCGAGTTGCTCGCGGCGGCCAGCGGCCGGTCGATGGCGCTCGTCGAGCGCGCGCTCGACACGCTCGTCGCCTGCGCGCTCGTGCAACGTCAGGACCTGGGACGCTACGTCTTCCGCCACGCGCTGCTGCACAAGGCCGCTTACGATGCACAGCCGCAGGAGCGCCGCCAGGATGCACATCGCCGTATCGCGCTGGCGATGCGCGATCACGAATCGTTCAAGACCGAGCCCGAAGTTCTCGCGTGGCACTTTCGTCAGGCCGACGAACCGGACGCAGCCATCGAGCACTATCGTCTCGCAGGCGAATATGCGACGGGACGTCAGGCATTTCGCGAAGCCTGCGCCCATTACCAGAGTGCGCTCGACGTGCTGCGGCAAACCGGCACCAGCGCCCAGACCGCGCCGCGCGAACTGCAACTGCGCATGGCGATGGGCGTGCCGCTCGTGTCGCTGCACGGTTACGGCTCGGAGCCTGCGCGTCACAACTTCGAGACGGCCCTGGCGCTCGCCCAGCCCATGGGCGACGACATCACCCTGTTCCCGGTCTACTGGGGACTGTGGCTCGGCTCCAGTTCGTGGAGCGATTTCGAGCGCAGCATCGATCTGGCGCGCAAGCTCATTCTCATTGCCGAACAAGCCGGCTCGCCGCCGCTGCTCGCGCATGCATACTACGCGCTCGGCAACAGCCTGTGCTGCCACGGTGACTTCGGCGGGGCGGTCGCCGCGCTGGAGACCGGTCTTGCACACTACCGTTCCGAGCATGCGGACACCGGCCTCGGCGAAGATGCCCGCATCACCGGCCTGTCGTTCCTGTCCTGGGCGTACTGGTTCACGGGACGTCACGACGCCTCGCTCGCCGCGAGCGAGGAAGCCCTCGCAATGGGACGTCGGCAAGGCCGCCGGTACTCCTTTGCGTTCGCGCTCGTGTTCGCCGCGATGCTGCGACGCCTGCGCCGCGAAGTCGCGCCCGCCGAAGCGCTGGCGAGCGAAGCGACGGAAGTGGCCTCGGAAACCGGTGTGGCGCTCTGGGCTTTGGCCGGACAGACGATCCGGGGCTGGGCACTCGCCTCACGCGGCGACGTGAACGGTCTCGAACGCATTACGGACAGTGTCGGGCGACTGCGCGAAATCATGGGCGGGGTCGAGGGGATGTTCTTCGGTCTGCTCGTCGAAGCCTGCGCGGGCACCGGCGACATCGCGCTCGGTCTGCACGCCGCCGAGCGTGGCGCGCATTTGTCGGCGCGGCGCAACGACGGCCACTGGCAAGCCGAATTCCTGCGTCAGAAGGGCGACTTCCTCCGGGCCGGACACCATCCCGACGACGCCGTGCGTCCCTGGCTCGAACACGCGTTGCAGGTCGCACGTGCGCAGGCGTCGCCGATGCTCACGCTTCGCGCGGCCCACAGCCTGCTGCGGCTCGGGAGCGGCAACGCACCCGGCGCCCCGGCCGATGCCGAGTGCATGGCCGTTCTGCGCAACGCCCTCGACGCCCTGCAAGGTGGCGAAACGCTCGCGGACGTTCAGGAAGCGCGCGCCACGCTCGCCGAGGCGGCGGCCCGCAACGCGCAAACGGCACGTTACGGGAGCTGA
- a CDS encoding molybdopterin-dependent oxidoreductase, whose protein sequence is MPIDSLRAPAAPPTPLKPVSPTPPSPAPLTSHEVVVTGAVKRHHSFDLCALMRLPTQLTGLLDVVCLSGRKVRSASEYKGVRLSALLDVAQLRLPHARDFTRAYVLAQGADGYTVMFSWHELYNTPIGVGALVVYERDGQPLTDDEGGIGLISTCDLRVALRQVRALKRLSVHLAEPSGRQDRP, encoded by the coding sequence ATGCCCATCGACTCCTTGCGTGCGCCGGCCGCTCCTCCCACGCCGCTCAAACCTGTCAGCCCCACCCCGCCTTCACCTGCGCCGCTCACGTCGCATGAGGTCGTGGTCACGGGCGCCGTCAAACGCCATCATTCCTTCGATCTCTGCGCGCTCATGCGTTTGCCGACGCAGCTCACAGGCCTGCTCGACGTGGTCTGCCTGTCCGGACGCAAGGTGCGCAGCGCGAGCGAGTACAAGGGTGTGCGCCTGAGCGCACTGCTCGACGTCGCGCAGTTGCGCCTGCCGCATGCGCGCGACTTCACGCGCGCGTACGTGCTGGCGCAGGGCGCGGACGGCTATACCGTCATGTTCTCGTGGCATGAGTTGTACAACACGCCCATCGGCGTCGGCGCGCTGGTGGTCTACGAGCGCGACGGACAACCGCTCACGGACGACGAAGGAGGCATCGGCCTAATTTCGACGTGCGACCTCAGGGTAGCGCTGCGTCAGGTGCGTGCGCTCAAGCGGCTGAGCGTCCACCTAGCAGAACCGTCAGGGCGCCAAGACCGTCCGTGA
- a CDS encoding agmatine deiminase family protein, with product MTALSRKPLATSTSATNAIGHWHMPPEWHPHAACWMAWPGNTVIDGTKRRQVLDDLARIAHAIALFEPLRVAVDPEHLDEAHRALPANATLHPIPVNDHWMRDTGPTFLLDDALTPHALCWNFNGWGKPALQAIDADVHVAARVARAIAVDTPIGCSHAALVAEGGSLLVDGEGTLIATETSILNENRNPGLTRREAEAVFRHWLGVTQIVWLPGSTLDAITDGHVDGIASFVRPGALLATGADGDHEWAREARENLRALLLARDAKGRHFDIGLLRAPDFDALPAVLADDPDFAPEYVNFYLPNGAVVMASFGDATADAHARAVVQQAFPARRIVQLPLCAIAKRGGGIHCCTQQQPACVLP from the coding sequence ATGACGGCACTTTCACGAAAGCCTCTCGCGACGAGTACGTCCGCCACGAACGCCATCGGCCACTGGCACATGCCGCCGGAGTGGCATCCTCACGCGGCGTGCTGGATGGCGTGGCCGGGCAACACAGTGATCGATGGCACGAAACGGCGGCAGGTACTCGACGACCTGGCGCGCATCGCCCATGCCATTGCGCTGTTCGAACCGCTGCGTGTAGCCGTCGATCCGGAGCATCTGGACGAAGCGCATCGCGCCCTGCCCGCCAATGCCACACTGCATCCCATTCCCGTGAACGATCACTGGATGCGCGACACCGGACCGACTTTCCTGCTTGACGATGCCCTCACGCCGCACGCGCTGTGCTGGAATTTCAACGGATGGGGAAAGCCCGCGCTTCAGGCCATCGACGCCGACGTCCACGTCGCGGCCCGTGTCGCGCGCGCGATCGCCGTCGACACCCCCATCGGCTGCTCGCACGCCGCTCTCGTGGCCGAAGGCGGCTCGCTGCTCGTCGACGGCGAAGGCACGCTGATCGCGACGGAAACGTCGATCCTCAACGAGAATCGCAATCCGGGGCTCACGCGTCGTGAAGCGGAAGCGGTCTTCCGCCACTGGCTGGGGGTGACGCAGATCGTGTGGTTGCCGGGATCGACGCTGGACGCCATCACCGACGGACACGTCGACGGCATCGCGAGTTTCGTGCGGCCCGGGGCGTTACTCGCGACGGGCGCCGATGGCGATCACGAGTGGGCGCGCGAAGCCCGTGAGAACCTGCGCGCCCTGCTTCTTGCGCGCGACGCCAAAGGACGTCACTTCGACATCGGCCTGTTGCGTGCGCCCGACTTCGACGCCCTGCCCGCCGTCCTTGCCGACGACCCCGACTTTGCGCCCGAATATGTGAATTTCTATCTGCCGAATGGCGCGGTGGTGATGGCGTCGTTCGGCGACGCCACGGCCGATGCGCACGCGCGCGCCGTCGTGCAACAGGCGTTTCCCGCACGGCGCATCGTGCAGCTGCCGCTGTGCGCCATCGCGAAACGCGGCGGTGGCATTCACTGCTGCACGCAACAGCAACCGGCCTGCGTGCTGCCGTAA